A region from the Melospiza georgiana isolate bMelGeo1 chromosome 10, bMelGeo1.pri, whole genome shotgun sequence genome encodes:
- the TFRC gene encoding LOW QUALITY PROTEIN: transferrin receptor protein 1 (The sequence of the model RefSeq protein was modified relative to this genomic sequence to represent the inferred CDS: deleted 1 base in 1 codon) — MDHARAAISNLFSGEPTSYTRFSIARQTDGDNSHVEMNLAADEEEGGEIGRPEHLHASMPPPRRNGKNLCFIIMAAALLLLIGFLIGYLSYRGRMQRVNRCLDGSGNCEMTPTASYFSDDGMEEEVVPGPRILYWPELRNMLSSKLSIGRLETNLRQREGKNSFEAGKTEDESTASYIHDQFTSFRMDDVWNDEHYVRLQDKGSSRNQVFIVEDGQEELESPDAYVAYSKSGTVTGKPVYANYGRKEDFQKIRNLGVSMNGAIIIFRAGKITLAEKVANARKEGAVGVLMYPGPSNDKKADSYVPFAHAHLGTGDPFTPGFPSFNHTQFPPVESSGLPQIPVQTISRGAAARLFGKMDGEKCLEEWRVDIMGCKVTVSSSSKMTVKLTVNNVMVDRKILNIFGVIKGFEEPDRYVVLGAQRDSWGPGAAKAGVGTAILLELAYVISDVVKSEDYKPRRSIIFASWSAGEYGAVGATEWLEGYSTTLHAKAFTYINLDTAVLGSSDIKISASPLLYSLLETTMKRVKDPANKARFLDSRFGSDWIKKVVPLDLDNAAFPFLAYSGIPVVSFGFYDKGDEYAFLGTTEDTVANLKRRTVNLYALMLTAAEVAGQIALRMTHDHELFLDLDRYSDELLSFQEKLWHFKDDVKELGLTLNWLYFARGDFQRAALALRRDIENSDRENRIVRRALNDRMMKVEYDFLSPYLSPKDAPFRHIFFGRGSHTLKSLLENLEQLAANQTSVDVNELKEQMALATWTIKGAPMLWWVISGIQTTKSRHSKHLDYPCKVQESCVLSQGAQLPSWPSSQQRALLCRSSSTYSNTHKLPVPQIRHLA; from the exons ATGGATCATGCCAGAGCAGCAATCTCTAACTTG TTCAGTGGCGAGCCAACATCGTACACGCGCTTCAGCATTGCCCGGCAAACGGACGGAGACAACAGCCATGTGGAGATGAACCTGGCTGCtgatgaggaggaaggaggggaaatTGGGAGACCAGAGCACCTGCATGCCAGCATGCCTCCTCCACGGAGGAATGGCAAGAACCTCTGCTTCATAATCATGGCAGCTGCCCTCCTCCTTTTGATTG GGTTTCTCATCGGCTACCTGAGTTATCGTGGACGCATGCAGAGGGTTAACAGGTGTCTGGATGGAAGTGGCAACTGTGAGATGACTCCTACTGCATCTTACTTCTCAGATGATGGAATGGAGGAAGAAGTGGTTCCTGGACCACGTATCTTATACTGGCCTGAATTAAGAAACATGTTGTCATCTAAACTGTCAATTGGACGTCTTGAGACCAACCTGAG GCAAAGAGAAGGTAAGAATTCTTTTGAAGCTGGCAAAACTGAAGATGAGAGCACTGCCAGCTACATTCACGACCAGTTCACCAGCTTCCGCATGGATGACGTGTGGAACGATGAGCACTATGTTAGGCTGCAGGATAAAGGCAG CAGCAGGAACCAAGTGTTCATTGTAGAAGATGGTCAAGAAGAGTTGGAGAGTCCTGATGCATATGTGGCTTACAGCAAGAGTGGCACAGTTACT GGCAAACCCGTCTATGCCAACTATGGACGGAAAGAAGATTTTCAGAAGATACGAAATTTGGGTGTTTCAATGAATGGAGCTATAATCATCTTCAGAGCTGGAAAAATAACCCTTGCTGAGAAG GTTGCAAATGccagaaaggaaggagcagttGGTGTCCTGATGTACCCGGGCCCCTCAAATGACAAGAAGGCAGATTCCTATGTCCCCTTTGCACAT GCCCACCTTGGAACTGGAGACCCTTTCACCCCAGGCTTCCCTTCTTTCAACCACACCCAGTTCCCACCAGTGGAATCTTCTGGACTACCTCAAATTCCTGTCCAAACTATCTctagaggagcagcagccagactgTTTGG aaaaatGGATGGAGAGAAATGCCTTGAGGAGTGGAGAGTTGACATCATGGGATGTAAGGTgacagtgagcagcagcagcaagatgaCAGTGAAACTGACTGTGAACAACGTCATGGTGGATAGGAAGATTCTGAACATCTTTGGTGTTATCAAGGGATTTGAAGAACCAG ACCGGTACGTTGTGCTCGGAGCGCAGAGAGACTCCTgggggccaggagcagccaaggCTGGAGTTGGCACTGCCATCTTGTTGGAACTTGCCTATGTGATCTCAGACGTGGTGAAAAGTG AGGACTACAAGCCACGGCGCAGCATTATCTTTGCTAGCTGGAGTGCGGGAGAGTACGGAGCCGTGGGTGCTACCGAGTGGCTGGAG GGGTACTCTACCACGCTGCATGCCAAAGCCTTCACTTATATCAACTTGGATACTGCAGTCCTGG GCTCCTCAGACATCAAGATTTCTGCTAGCCCATTGCTGTACTCTTTGCTGGAGACAACTATGAAGAGG GTAAAGGACCCTGCAAACAAGGCGCGTTTCCTGGATAGCAGATTTGGCAGTGACTGGATAAAGAAAGT CGTTCCCCTTGATCTGGATAATGCAGCGTTCCCTTTTCTGGCCTACTCTGGAATCCCAGTGGTTTCCTTTGGTTTCTATGAT AAAGGTGATGAGTATGCCTTTTTGGGCACTACTGAGGACACTGTGGCTAACCTGAAAAGGAGGACTGTCAACTTGTATGCTCTCATGCTTACTGCTGCAGAAGTTGCTGGACAAATAGCTCTCAGGATGACCCATGACCATGAGCTCTTCCTGGACTTGGATAGATACAGTGACGAATTGCTGTCATTCCAGGAGAAGCTTTGGCATTTCAAAGATGATGTGAAG GAACTGGGGCTGACCTTGAACTGGCTGTATTTTGCTCGTGGAGACTTCCAGCGAGCTGCACTTGCACTGAGAAGAGACATTGAAAACAGCGACAGGGAAAACAGGATTGTCCGCAGAGCCCTGAATGACAGGATGATGAAG GTGGAATACGACTTCCTCTCTCCATACCTCTCGCCAAAAGATGCTCCCTTCCGCCACATCTTCTTCGGCAGAGGCAGCCACACCTTGAAGAGTCTGCTGGAGaacctggagcagctggcagcCAACCAGACCAGCGTGGATGTGAATGAGCTGAAAGAGCAGATGGCCCTGGCGACCTGGACCATTAAAGGGGCT CCAATGCTTTGGTGGGTGATATCTGGAATACAGACAACGAAATCTAGACACAGCAAACACCTGGATTACCCGTGTAAGGTACAGGAGAGCTGTGTGCTctcacagggagcacagcttCCTTCCTGGCCCTCGTCCCAGCAGAGGGCCTTGCTGTGTAGATCTAGTTCCACCTATAGCAACACACACAAACTCCCTGTACCTCAGATTAGGCATTTGGCATGA
- the SLC51A gene encoding organic solute transporter subunit alpha, whose amino-acid sequence MEPTWELADDPRFSRPLVEMLIRNFSVPAACFSLPPTSQHLLHQLDMAQLIILGLCTIMTLLSIVIYVEEVSYLFRKIRCPIKMKTLCWSSSAPTVVSVISCFGLWFPRSMMVVEMATTAYFAVCFYLLMMVMVEGFGGKEALLSTLKDVPMVVSTGPCCCCCPCLPKITMSRKKLKLMILGTFQYAFFKAVAVFLGLVLATDGNYNPADISGESVALWINTLIGASALFGLWGLGILFRQARLHLAEQNMQAKFTCFQILLLLTALQPAIFSILANNGSIACSPPFSSKARSQQMNVQLLIPQTFILAVLTRMYYRKQDDKPGYQPVSFAPAASDAQA is encoded by the exons ATGGAGCCCACttgggagctggcagatgaCCCCAG GTTCTCCCGCCCTTTGGTGGAGATGCTGATCAGGAACTTCAGCGTGCCGGCCGCCTGCTTCTCCCTGCCGCCCACCTCCCAGCATCTGCTGCACC agctggacaTGGCCCAACTCATCATCCTGGGCCTCTGCACCATCATGACGCTGCTGTCGATTGTGATCTATGTGGAAGAGGTTTCATACCTCTTCCGCAAGATCCGCTGCCCTATCAAGATGAAGAccctctgctggagcagctcagcccctacg GTTGTGTCAGTGATCAGCTGCTTTGGCCTGTGGTTCCCGCGCTCCATGATGGTGGTGGAGATGGCAACCACGGC gtACTTTGCTGTCTGCTTCTACCTGCTGATGATGGTCATGGTGGAGGGCTTTGGGGGGAAGgaagcactgctcagcacccTGAAGGATGTGCCCATGGTGGTCAGCActgggccctgctgctgctgctgtccctgcctgcccaaaATCACCATGAGCag GAAAAAGCTTAAATTGATGATCCTGGGGACTTTCCAGTACGCGTTCTTCAAGGCAGTCGCTGTCTTCCTGGGGCTGGTCCTGGCCACCGATGGGAATTACAACCCTGCTGAC ATTTCAGGGGAGAGCGTGGCCCTCTGGATCAACACCTTGATTGGTGCCTCCGCCCTCTTTGGGCTGTGGGGCCTGGGCATCCTCTTCCGGCAGGCCCGGCTGCACCTGGCTGAGCAGAACATGCAGGCCAAGTTCACCTGTTTCCAG ATCCTGCTCCTCCTGACAGCGCTCCAGCCTGCCATCTTCAGCATCCTGGCCAACAACGGCAGCATTGCCTGCTCACCGCCCTTCTCCTCCAAGGCCAGGTCCCAGC AGATGAACGTGCAGCTGCTGATCCCACAGACCTTCATCCTGGCGGTGCTGACACGGATGTACTACCGCAAGCAGGATGACAAACCGGGCTACCAGCCCGTGAGCTTCGCACCCGCAGCCTCCGACGCCCAGGCGTGA